A genomic window from Microbacterium sp. H1-D42 includes:
- a CDS encoding PH domain-containing protein, with protein sequence MTQPVTLGGRPMMPPPGAPVEELLVARFRGHARRLLWSALALIAICGATTYFYDNLPAPFENWMLLVAAAALVLLLVVVPFLRWLSRSYTITNRRVILRDGLGSRHRTELSHTRGYSIAVRRGLLQRLWGAGTLTLNNGVDAPLRLQNVPSVNLVHETLADQVEVNQILAHRDAQPGSI encoded by the coding sequence ATGACACAGCCGGTGACGCTCGGAGGACGGCCGATGATGCCGCCACCCGGCGCGCCCGTCGAAGAGCTGCTGGTCGCCCGATTCCGCGGTCATGCGAGACGCCTGCTCTGGTCGGCACTGGCGCTGATCGCGATCTGCGGCGCGACCACCTACTTCTACGACAACCTGCCGGCGCCGTTCGAGAACTGGATGCTGCTGGTGGCGGCCGCGGCGCTCGTGCTGCTGCTTGTCGTGGTGCCGTTCCTGCGCTGGCTCTCGCGCAGCTACACGATCACCAACAGGCGCGTGATCCTGCGCGACGGTCTCGGTTCGCGTCACCGCACGGAGCTGTCGCACACCCGCGGCTACTCGATCGCGGTGCGCCGGGGGCTGCTGCAGCGGCTGTGGGGTGCAGGGACGCTCACGCTGAACAATGGTGTCGATGCGCCTCTGCGGCTGCAGAACGTGCCGAGCGTCAACCTGGTGCACGAGACCCTGGCCGATCAGGTCGAGGTGAATCAGATCCTCGCGCACCGCGACGCGCAGCCCGGCTCCATCTGA
- a CDS encoding biotin--[acetyl-CoA-carboxylase] ligase — MDLTRASAVASRLLTMPECGSTNAELRERASDAVAWPHLSVLLTDSQTAGRGRLDRTWNTPPGAALAVSVLLRDLPAAIEARGWIPLAAGVAMTDAVSAQLPEHQVGLKWPNDVLVDGRKICGILAEVSGVAIIVGTGVNTAMTADQLPVPTATSFAALGVTADVDRLVTDYLARLDRIVRDLSLAGDAGSSGLHTEASERCLTLGQDVEVSLPDGRVLRGRAVRLEADGRLVVDDSSAAGAVEIAVASGDVVHARLV, encoded by the coding sequence GTGGACCTGACACGCGCGAGCGCGGTCGCCTCGCGGCTGCTGACGATGCCGGAGTGCGGCTCGACGAACGCCGAGCTGCGCGAGAGGGCGTCGGATGCTGTCGCCTGGCCGCATCTGTCGGTGCTGCTCACCGACTCGCAGACGGCAGGACGCGGTCGCCTTGATCGCACGTGGAACACGCCGCCGGGCGCAGCGCTCGCCGTCTCGGTGCTGCTGCGCGACCTGCCGGCCGCCATCGAAGCCCGAGGCTGGATTCCGCTGGCCGCGGGGGTCGCGATGACGGATGCTGTCTCGGCGCAGCTGCCTGAACACCAGGTGGGGCTGAAATGGCCGAACGACGTGCTCGTCGACGGACGCAAGATCTGCGGCATCCTCGCCGAGGTCAGCGGTGTAGCGATCATCGTCGGCACGGGGGTGAACACCGCCATGACCGCTGATCAGCTGCCCGTCCCGACGGCGACGTCGTTCGCGGCCCTCGGCGTGACAGCAGACGTCGACCGGCTGGTCACCGACTACCTCGCGAGGCTAGACAGGATCGTGCGAGACCTCTCCCTGGCAGGCGATGCCGGCAGCTCTGGTCTGCACACCGAGGCGAGTGAACGCTGTCTCACGCTCGGGCAGGATGTCGAGGTGTCGCTGCCCGACGGCCGGGTGCTGCGCGGTCGTGCCGTGCGGCTGGAGGCCGATGGGCGCCTGGTGGTCGACGATTCGAGCGCGGCCGGTGCGGTGGAGATCGCGGTGGCCTCCGGCGACGTCGTGCATGCCCGCTTGGTCTGA
- a CDS encoding CDP-glycerol glycerophosphotransferase family protein: MGVVSDGKKAYRLLRKALASRTAVQHVRRTLSRQGPHPKGHYKVAVYFADGAVNMYQMRQWYRPLEDLAKRWPVVVLSRSATGAEKLIAEDGPPVAFVPTVRNLEKFIAKQDIRVVLYVNQNTRNFQMFRYGRRWHVFINHGESDKMYMTTNQYKAYDYALVAGQAARDRLSRTLWDYDIDRRTIEIGRPQADHYSGTLPYTPDERMVVLYAPTWEGDRPSAHYGSIATHGEAIVNGLLATGRHRVIYRPHPRSGVVDDAYGAAHQRILAAISTANSADPAAHHVYDDGPELGWQLAAADVAIVDISAMVYDRLAAGKPLLITRPADERASIDTKGYLSACEWLTTSGAADIVAEVDRVSVDEEAIARLRTWVQHYFGDTTPGVATAKFHAAIEELMAKWDDWHSRDVDDEPADDDDEDDERDDDDED; encoded by the coding sequence ATGGGTGTCGTCTCAGATGGAAAGAAGGCATATCGGCTGTTGAGGAAGGCACTCGCCTCCCGCACCGCCGTGCAGCACGTCAGGCGCACCCTCTCGCGTCAGGGGCCGCATCCGAAGGGCCACTACAAGGTCGCGGTGTACTTCGCCGACGGTGCGGTCAACATGTACCAGATGCGGCAGTGGTACCGCCCGCTTGAAGACCTGGCGAAGCGCTGGCCGGTCGTCGTGCTCTCTCGGAGCGCCACTGGGGCTGAGAAGCTCATCGCCGAGGACGGTCCTCCGGTGGCCTTCGTTCCCACCGTGCGCAACCTCGAGAAGTTCATCGCCAAGCAGGACATCCGCGTCGTGCTGTATGTGAACCAGAACACCCGCAACTTCCAGATGTTCCGCTACGGACGGCGCTGGCACGTGTTCATCAACCACGGCGAGTCCGACAAGATGTACATGACGACGAACCAGTACAAGGCGTACGACTACGCGCTGGTCGCCGGTCAGGCGGCCCGCGATCGCCTGAGCCGCACACTGTGGGACTACGACATCGACCGCCGCACGATCGAGATCGGCCGCCCGCAGGCCGACCACTACTCCGGCACACTGCCGTACACGCCCGACGAGCGCATGGTCGTGCTGTACGCGCCGACGTGGGAGGGTGATCGGCCGTCGGCCCACTACGGCTCGATCGCCACGCACGGTGAAGCGATCGTGAACGGTCTGCTGGCCACTGGCCGCCATCGCGTCATCTACCGCCCGCACCCGCGCAGCGGTGTGGTGGACGATGCGTACGGCGCCGCGCACCAGCGCATCCTCGCCGCGATCTCCACGGCGAACTCGGCGGATCCCGCCGCGCACCACGTCTACGACGACGGCCCTGAGCTCGGCTGGCAGCTTGCAGCCGCAGACGTGGCCATCGTCGACATCTCGGCAATGGTCTACGACCGTCTCGCCGCGGGCAAGCCCCTGCTGATCACGCGTCCCGCCGACGAGCGGGCCTCGATCGACACGAAGGGATACCTTTCGGCGTGCGAGTGGCTGACGACCTCCGGCGCAGCCGATATCGTCGCAGAAGTCGATCGGGTCAGTGTCGACGAGGAAGCGATCGCGCGGCTGCGCACCTGGGTGCAGCACTACTTCGGTGACACCACGCCTGGGGTCGCCACCGCGAAGTTCCACGCGGCCATCGAAGAGCTGATGGCCAAATGGGATGACTGGCACAGCCGCGACGTCGACGACGAACCCGCTGACGACGATGACGAGGACGACGAGCGCGATGACGACGACGAGGACTGA
- a CDS encoding glycosyltransferase family 2 protein, which yields MPVLNERDYLEHAVRSVLEQDVDGPTELVLALGPSTDGTTELAHRLAAEDARVHLVQNPAAHIPVGLNAAIRASRYPTVIRVDAHSELSPGYAHQALETLARTGAANVGGVMRADGRTPFQRAVARLYNSPVGLGGGAYHGSEHEGEAESAYLGVMRREVLDEVGLFDETIRRGEDWELNLRIREAGHLVWFDPRLSVTYWPRENWWRLARQFRATGAWRGELVRRFGRSNGLRFFAPPALVVVTALALIVGVLQLTGVLTGGLSLAASAVYLPLLAYAVLVIAVALSGRRGLRERLWTMAVLPTMHFAWGLGFLAGVLRGAGDTVDASRLGDRNTPLP from the coding sequence ATGCCCGTGCTCAATGAGCGCGACTACCTCGAGCACGCCGTGCGCTCGGTGCTGGAGCAGGATGTCGACGGCCCGACCGAGCTCGTGCTGGCGCTCGGCCCATCGACGGACGGCACCACAGAGCTGGCGCACCGCCTCGCGGCCGAAGACGCCAGAGTGCACCTGGTGCAGAACCCGGCTGCGCACATCCCGGTCGGGCTGAACGCGGCGATCCGCGCCAGCAGGTACCCCACCGTCATCCGGGTGGATGCGCACTCCGAGCTCTCGCCCGGATACGCGCATCAGGCCCTGGAGACCCTCGCTCGCACGGGAGCTGCGAACGTCGGCGGCGTGATGCGCGCCGATGGACGCACCCCGTTCCAGCGCGCAGTGGCACGGCTGTACAACTCCCCCGTCGGCCTCGGTGGCGGCGCCTACCACGGCAGCGAACACGAGGGCGAGGCCGAATCGGCCTACCTGGGCGTGATGCGCCGGGAGGTGCTCGACGAGGTCGGCCTGTTCGACGAGACGATCCGCCGCGGTGAGGACTGGGAGCTGAATCTGCGCATCCGCGAGGCCGGTCACCTGGTCTGGTTCGATCCGAGACTGTCGGTGACCTACTGGCCCCGGGAGAACTGGTGGCGACTTGCCCGCCAGTTCCGCGCCACCGGTGCATGGCGGGGCGAGCTGGTGCGCCGATTCGGCCGCAGCAACGGCCTGCGGTTCTTCGCCCCTCCCGCCCTGGTGGTCGTGACAGCTCTCGCGCTGATCGTCGGCGTGCTGCAGTTGACCGGTGTGCTCACCGGCGGGCTGAGCCTTGCCGCATCCGCCGTGTACCTGCCCCTACTCGCCTATGCGGTGCTGGTCATCGCTGTGGCGCTGTCAGGGAGACGCGGGCTGCGCGAGCGGCTCTGGACGATGGCGGTGCTGCCGACCATGCACTTCGCGTGGGGACTCGGCTTCCTCGCCGGCGTACTGCGCGGCGCGGGCGACACCGTCGACGCCTCCCGGCTGGGAGATCGCAACACGCCACTGCCGTGA
- a CDS encoding FAD-dependent oxidoreductase: MDGHIAVELAVIGFGKGGKTLAGAFAAAGRQVAIVEQSAAMYGGTCINIGCVPTKALIHAAENPDRSMSDEDWFRASATRTQMLTATMRAKNFEIFDSPDTARVITGRAEFEDPHTLLVTAGDDELRLRAETIVINTGAEPVLPPLPGLRESARVVTSTGALALAERPEHLIVLGGGYVGVEFASMHAAFGTRVTLVHRGERVLPAEDPSTSAEVEQLLADAGVAVRTNTTVTAVEDDDEGVRVIARAADGATVEIAGDRVLAALGRRPVTAGLGLERVGIAVGERGEVVVDDRLRTGLEHVYAVGDVHGGPQFTYLSLDDFRIVRDQLLGAGTRRVSDRVAVPTVVFTTPPLARVGLTESAARAAGRAVRTSTRRIAEMATVPRAKMTDARGVMSAVVDAETDELLGLTMLGHDSHEVINAVAVGMRLGATASQLRDGIYTHPSMTEALNDVLAHLN; the protein is encoded by the coding sequence ATGGACGGGCACATTGCCGTGGAGCTGGCTGTGATCGGCTTCGGCAAAGGTGGCAAGACGCTGGCTGGTGCGTTCGCCGCTGCCGGTCGACAGGTCGCCATCGTCGAGCAGTCCGCCGCGATGTACGGCGGCACCTGCATCAACATCGGGTGCGTGCCCACCAAAGCCCTGATCCATGCCGCCGAGAATCCGGATCGCTCGATGTCGGACGAGGATTGGTTCCGCGCGTCGGCGACGCGCACGCAGATGCTGACCGCGACGATGCGTGCGAAGAACTTCGAGATCTTCGACAGCCCGGACACGGCGCGGGTCATCACCGGCCGCGCGGAGTTCGAGGACCCGCACACCCTGCTGGTGACGGCAGGGGACGACGAGCTGCGTCTGCGAGCAGAGACGATCGTCATCAACACCGGCGCGGAGCCGGTTCTGCCGCCGCTGCCCGGTCTGCGCGAGAGCGCGCGCGTGGTGACCAGCACCGGTGCACTCGCGTTGGCGGAGCGGCCAGAGCACCTGATCGTGCTCGGCGGCGGCTACGTCGGTGTGGAGTTCGCCTCGATGCACGCGGCCTTCGGCACGCGCGTGACCCTGGTGCACCGGGGAGAGCGTGTGCTCCCCGCCGAGGACCCGTCGACGTCAGCCGAGGTCGAACAGCTGCTCGCCGATGCCGGTGTCGCGGTCCGCACGAACACGACCGTCACGGCAGTCGAAGACGACGATGAGGGGGTTCGCGTCATCGCGCGCGCCGCTGACGGGGCCACGGTCGAAATCGCCGGGGATCGTGTGCTCGCCGCGCTTGGACGCCGGCCTGTCACGGCCGGCCTCGGGCTGGAGCGGGTCGGCATCGCAGTCGGCGAGCGTGGTGAGGTCGTCGTGGACGACCGGCTGCGCACCGGCCTCGAGCACGTCTACGCCGTCGGCGATGTGCACGGTGGACCGCAGTTCACCTACCTCTCACTGGATGACTTCCGCATCGTGCGCGATCAGCTGCTCGGGGCGGGGACCCGCCGGGTCAGCGATCGCGTCGCCGTGCCCACGGTCGTGTTCACGACCCCGCCGCTGGCGCGGGTCGGTCTGACAGAGAGCGCGGCAAGGGCCGCTGGCCGCGCCGTGCGGACATCCACGCGGCGCATTGCGGAGATGGCGACCGTCCCGCGCGCGAAGATGACCGACGCACGAGGCGTGATGAGCGCGGTGGTGGATGCTGAGACCGATGAGCTGCTCGGCCTGACCATGCTCGGCCACGACAGCCACGAGGTCATCAACGCGGTCGCCGTCGGCATGCGGCTCGGCGCGACCGCGAGCCAACTGCGCGACGGCATCTACACGCATCCGTCGATGACCGAGGCGCTGAACGACGTGTTGGCGCATCTGAACTGA
- a CDS encoding CDP-glycerol glycerophosphotransferase family protein → MTTARIDEQTQSLIIAGTGQRPASAALEGPRARVAAKVTGGGKTWKATFPLRAARWGGAELPLPSGEYGLTVDGTEVSDLDVEPTLLPTLRVEVRGDAVTIAPAIAPIYETTEGQRTLEERYASQIGAGENAVFFESFYGQTAGCNPRAIDRVLAERAPSVTRYWSVTDLSVEVPDGAVAVVEGGPEWWRARAESRMLIVNDWLRKRFVRKPGQRVLQTWHGTPLKRLALHRPGFDPRRMAAVVKESRRWDVLLAQNAYASRILKKAYAFFGKPIWVEGYPRNDMLVTGGPAPIREALGIDADERVLLYAPTWRDDRAEMVDFIDPQQLAADTNSVVLVRGHSRTLKPGRDHAGARVIDVTGYPETSRLLLIADALITDYSSVMFDFSVTGRPMFFLVPDMEHYRGELRGFYFDLAERAPGPLVHSQAELVQALEDREVPVAYQERYAAWKAQFNRLDDGAAADRVVSRILDQGWLTA, encoded by the coding sequence ATGACGACCGCTCGGATCGATGAGCAGACGCAGTCGCTGATCATCGCAGGAACCGGCCAGCGCCCGGCCTCCGCCGCACTCGAAGGCCCCCGTGCACGGGTCGCGGCCAAGGTGACCGGCGGCGGCAAGACCTGGAAGGCCACATTCCCGCTGCGCGCGGCGCGCTGGGGCGGCGCCGAACTGCCGCTGCCGTCAGGCGAGTACGGTCTGACCGTCGACGGCACCGAGGTGAGCGATCTCGACGTCGAGCCGACGCTGCTGCCCACTCTGCGGGTCGAGGTGCGCGGGGACGCGGTCACGATCGCACCGGCGATCGCACCCATCTACGAGACGACAGAGGGGCAGCGCACGCTCGAGGAGCGCTACGCGTCGCAGATCGGCGCCGGTGAGAACGCCGTGTTCTTCGAGAGCTTCTACGGGCAGACCGCGGGATGCAACCCTCGAGCGATCGACCGGGTGCTCGCCGAGCGCGCACCATCGGTCACCCGCTACTGGAGCGTCACCGACCTGTCTGTCGAGGTGCCGGACGGCGCCGTCGCGGTCGTCGAGGGCGGGCCGGAGTGGTGGCGTGCGCGAGCCGAATCCCGGATGCTGATCGTCAACGACTGGCTGCGCAAGCGCTTCGTGCGAAAGCCGGGGCAGCGCGTGCTGCAGACCTGGCACGGCACGCCGCTCAAGCGCCTCGCACTGCACCGGCCGGGGTTCGACCCGCGGCGGATGGCTGCCGTCGTGAAGGAGTCCCGCCGGTGGGACGTGCTGCTCGCGCAGAACGCCTACGCATCGCGCATCCTGAAGAAGGCATACGCGTTCTTCGGCAAGCCGATCTGGGTGGAGGGGTACCCGCGCAACGACATGCTCGTCACCGGCGGCCCTGCGCCGATCCGCGAGGCGCTCGGCATCGACGCCGACGAGCGCGTGCTGCTGTACGCGCCGACCTGGCGCGACGACCGCGCCGAGATGGTCGACTTCATCGATCCGCAGCAGCTCGCCGCCGACACGAACTCGGTCGTGCTCGTGCGAGGGCACTCGCGCACGCTCAAGCCGGGCCGCGACCACGCCGGGGCACGGGTGATCGATGTGACGGGCTATCCGGAGACCTCGCGCCTGCTGCTGATCGCAGACGCACTGATCACCGACTACTCCTCGGTGATGTTCGATTTCAGCGTCACAGGGCGACCGATGTTCTTCCTCGTGCCTGACATGGAGCACTACCGCGGTGAGCTGCGCGGGTTCTACTTCGATCTCGCGGAACGCGCGCCTGGTCCGCTGGTGCACTCGCAGGCCGAGCTCGTGCAGGCACTGGAGGACCGTGAGGTTCCCGTCGCCTACCAGGAGCGCTACGCGGCGTGGAAGGCGCAGTTCAACCGACTCGACGACGGAGCGGCGGCCGATCGGGTCGTCTCGCGCATCCTCGACCAGGGGTGGCTGACAGCGTAG
- a CDS encoding CDP-glycerol glycerophosphotransferase family protein, with protein sequence MASFSFGTGNAAKLLRLPLYALGRIGTLLLPRGDTWVFGCGAGVGDGALALYREASDAGHRTLWLARSSRDEDDAKAIGIRTRRRDGLRGWWATARAGVLVVTHGLGDVNRYGSSDGFVVQLWHGIPLKRIGLDSPVTVQVPSGIPAAGILRHVLTALYRGAAQRIRVLPAASHRSRGRLESAFGLGDERVIVTGEPRVDVLSAGTAQQRVATATTLLTRTGPLRSDQSALLYAPTWRDGAGDAAVPSAEQWVRIVRLLEQHDAVLFIRSHPLGEGAYAPPWSSGRVRMLNSDLLPDATPALPRIDMLVTDYSSMAYDVGLLAMPVVYLAPDVEDYSRDRGFYGRYEDVAGPDYARDWDDAIDRIDEVLGDHDAYTAASDRSAALSAQMHAYRDGRNAHRVYQAIRARGIPAPKGAR encoded by the coding sequence GTGGCGTCCTTCTCGTTCGGAACCGGCAACGCGGCCAAGCTGCTCCGGCTGCCGTTGTATGCCCTTGGGCGCATAGGAACCCTGCTGCTGCCGCGCGGTGACACCTGGGTGTTCGGGTGCGGTGCCGGAGTGGGCGATGGGGCGCTCGCGCTGTACCGCGAGGCGTCGGATGCCGGGCACCGCACGCTCTGGCTGGCGCGCAGCTCCCGCGATGAGGACGATGCGAAGGCCATCGGCATCCGCACCAGGCGCCGCGACGGTCTTCGGGGCTGGTGGGCGACGGCCAGAGCCGGTGTTCTCGTCGTCACGCACGGGCTCGGAGACGTGAACCGCTACGGCAGCAGCGATGGTTTCGTCGTGCAGCTGTGGCACGGCATCCCGCTCAAGCGGATAGGACTCGATTCGCCGGTCACCGTGCAGGTGCCCAGCGGCATCCCTGCCGCAGGCATCCTGCGCCACGTGCTCACCGCGCTGTACCGCGGGGCCGCACAGCGCATCCGCGTGCTGCCGGCCGCCTCGCATCGCTCCCGCGGGCGCCTCGAGTCTGCGTTCGGGCTCGGTGATGAGCGAGTCATCGTCACCGGAGAGCCGCGCGTTGACGTGCTCTCGGCGGGCACCGCGCAGCAGCGCGTCGCCACCGCGACGACCCTGCTCACCCGCACAGGTCCGCTGCGCTCCGACCAGAGCGCACTGCTGTACGCGCCGACCTGGCGCGACGGCGCGGGAGATGCCGCAGTGCCGAGCGCGGAGCAGTGGGTGCGGATCGTGCGGCTGCTCGAGCAGCATGACGCGGTGCTGTTCATCCGCTCGCACCCGCTGGGCGAGGGGGCGTATGCGCCGCCGTGGTCCAGTGGACGAGTGCGGATGCTGAACTCCGACCTGCTGCCGGATGCCACCCCTGCGCTGCCGCGCATCGACATGCTGGTCACCGACTACTCGTCGATGGCGTATGACGTGGGCCTGCTGGCCATGCCCGTCGTCTACCTCGCCCCTGACGTCGAGGACTACAGCAGGGATCGCGGCTTCTACGGGCGATACGAGGATGTCGCAGGCCCCGACTACGCCAGGGACTGGGACGATGCGATCGACCGCATCGACGAGGTGCTCGGCGACCACGACGCGTATACCGCGGCATCCGACCGCTCTGCCGCGCTCAGCGCGCAGATGCACGCTTACCGCGACGGGCGCAACGCCCACCGCGTGTACCAGGCCATCCGCGCGCGGGGGATCCCCGCGCCGAAGGGAGCACGATGA
- a CDS encoding trypsin-like peptidase domain-containing protein — MSDNNNNGQASNPEVPNVGATPTHSNPQTPAPDAGAQTPQAPQAPQAPAGHSIPATFGSHQQPTPGFQAPHAAPAQPGASFGASQQAHVPPYGAAQTAPIDSNVATMPQSSKKGNGTVKVAGLLLAAAIVGGVAGFGGSALGAAVLNQPVSQSASGPETVTVNNPGSVNETTAIASEVLPSVVTIEVAGQQESGSGSGVILDKEGHVLTNTHVVTLGGAVADPTIRVTTSDGHIYSATVVGTDPVYDLAVIKLEGAKDLKPIDFADSSKLNVGDTAVAVGAPLGLSNSVTTGIVSALNRSIQVASSALPDTAPDENQTPGDGSDGGDSEGGPFQFDIPGMGAQQAKQSISIAVIQTDAAINPGNSGGALVDSKGRLIGINVAIATAGNSSQGGEPGSIGLGFAIPSDIAKRVAGELIENGEATHGLLGATVRDASSVEGASVAGAVIVDPTAGGAAADAELRGGDIVTEFNGAPITSASDLTAQVRAAAAGSKAELTYVRSGKTYTTEVTLGELKL, encoded by the coding sequence ATGAGCGACAACAACAACAACGGCCAGGCCTCGAACCCCGAGGTGCCGAACGTCGGTGCGACCCCGACGCACTCGAACCCGCAGACGCCGGCTCCAGATGCCGGCGCGCAGACACCGCAGGCCCCCCAGGCTCCCCAGGCTCCGGCCGGGCACAGCATCCCCGCCACGTTCGGCTCGCACCAGCAGCCGACGCCGGGCTTCCAGGCGCCGCACGCCGCGCCGGCGCAGCCTGGCGCGTCGTTCGGTGCCTCGCAGCAGGCGCACGTCCCGCCGTATGGCGCGGCGCAGACGGCACCCATCGACTCGAACGTCGCCACCATGCCGCAGTCGTCCAAGAAGGGCAACGGCACTGTCAAGGTCGCCGGCCTCCTCCTGGCCGCTGCCATCGTGGGTGGCGTCGCGGGCTTCGGCGGCAGCGCACTCGGCGCCGCCGTGCTGAACCAGCCGGTCTCGCAGTCCGCGTCAGGGCCCGAGACGGTCACCGTCAACAACCCAGGGTCGGTCAACGAGACCACGGCCATCGCCAGCGAGGTGCTGCCGTCGGTCGTCACGATCGAGGTCGCCGGCCAGCAGGAGTCCGGCAGCGGATCCGGAGTGATCCTCGACAAGGAGGGTCACGTGCTCACCAACACGCACGTGGTCACCCTTGGCGGTGCGGTCGCCGATCCGACGATCCGCGTGACCACATCTGACGGGCACATCTATTCGGCGACCGTGGTCGGCACCGACCCGGTCTACGACCTCGCGGTGATCAAGCTCGAGGGCGCCAAGGACCTCAAGCCGATCGACTTCGCCGACTCGTCCAAGCTCAACGTGGGTGACACGGCTGTGGCCGTCGGCGCCCCGCTCGGGCTGTCGAACTCGGTGACGACCGGCATCGTCAGTGCGCTCAACCGCAGCATCCAGGTCGCCTCGTCGGCTCTGCCCGACACCGCTCCTGACGAGAACCAGACCCCAGGCGATGGATCGGACGGCGGTGACTCCGAAGGCGGACCGTTCCAGTTCGACATCCCCGGAATGGGCGCCCAGCAGGCCAAGCAGTCCATCTCGATCGCGGTGATCCAGACCGACGCCGCCATCAACCCCGGCAACTCCGGTGGCGCACTGGTCGACAGCAAGGGACGCCTGATCGGCATCAACGTCGCCATCGCCACCGCGGGCAACTCGTCGCAGGGCGGCGAGCCCGGCTCGATCGGTCTCGGCTTCGCCATCCCTTCTGACATCGCCAAGCGTGTCGCAGGTGAGCTGATCGAGAACGGCGAGGCCACACACGGCCTGCTCGGAGCCACGGTGCGCGATGCGTCCAGCGTCGAGGGTGCCTCGGTCGCCGGTGCGGTGATCGTCGACCCGACCGCAGGCGGCGCCGCTGCTGACGCGGAACTGCGCGGCGGTGACATCGTCACCGAGTTCAACGGTGCGCCGATCACCAGCGCGAGCGACCTCACCGCCCAGGTGCGGGCCGCCGCTGCCGGCAGCAAGGCCGAGCTGACCTACGTCCGCTCAGGAAAGACGTACACGACCGAGGTCACGCTCGGTGAACTGAAGCTCTGA
- a CDS encoding aminotransferase class I/II-fold pyridoxal phosphate-dependent enzyme translates to MSVIPGAWRRTAAGAGLLSPQGDVAPTIFAEMSAAAVRTGAINLGQGFPDEDGPHEVLDAARAAIAQGANQYPPGRGIPDLRAAISEHQQRFYGLTADPDTEVLVTAGATEALTATLLALIDGPDDEVVVFEPYYDSYAAAVALAGGRLRTVPLHRPDFQPDLDELSAAVTDRTRVILVNDPHNPTGAVFSPQVQAEVVRLANKHGAIIVTDEVYEHLSFDGPHVPIATLPGAAERTLTVSSAGKTFSVTGWKIGWVHGPAALITAVLTVKQYLTYVNGSPFQPAVAVGLRLPDTYFSDARAALRAKHALLGDALVSAGFEVHAPQGGYFTVADATALGGADAAAFCRTLPERAGVVAIPLTAFVSPQHQGDYAELVRFAACKRIEVLEQAAARLAALRPV, encoded by the coding sequence ATGAGTGTCATTCCGGGCGCCTGGCGCCGGACCGCCGCAGGAGCAGGTCTGCTGTCGCCGCAGGGCGACGTCGCACCCACTATTTTCGCAGAGATGTCCGCCGCGGCGGTGCGAACCGGGGCGATCAATCTCGGTCAGGGCTTCCCCGATGAGGACGGCCCGCACGAGGTGCTCGACGCCGCAAGGGCCGCGATCGCGCAGGGCGCGAACCAGTATCCGCCCGGCCGTGGTATCCCTGATCTGCGTGCCGCGATCAGCGAGCATCAGCAGCGCTTCTACGGGCTGACCGCCGACCCCGACACCGAGGTGCTCGTCACGGCCGGTGCGACGGAGGCTCTCACGGCGACCCTGCTGGCTCTGATCGACGGGCCGGACGACGAGGTGGTCGTCTTCGAGCCGTACTACGACTCCTATGCCGCGGCGGTGGCACTGGCCGGCGGGCGGCTGCGCACTGTTCCACTGCACCGGCCCGATTTCCAACCCGATCTCGACGAGCTCTCCGCCGCGGTGACCGATCGCACGCGGGTGATCCTGGTGAACGACCCGCACAATCCGACCGGCGCGGTGTTCTCGCCGCAGGTGCAGGCAGAGGTGGTGCGACTGGCGAACAAGCACGGAGCGATCATCGTCACCGACGAGGTGTACGAGCACCTGTCGTTCGACGGCCCGCACGTGCCGATCGCCACCCTGCCCGGCGCCGCGGAGCGCACGCTGACCGTCTCGTCGGCGGGCAAGACCTTCTCGGTCACTGGCTGGAAGATCGGCTGGGTGCATGGCCCGGCAGCGCTGATCACCGCTGTGCTCACTGTGAAGCAGTACCTCACCTATGTGAACGGCTCCCCGTTCCAGCCCGCAGTCGCCGTCGGGCTGCGTTTGCCCGACACGTACTTCTCGGATGCCCGTGCTGCGCTGCGCGCCAAGCACGCACTGCTGGGTGACGCACTCGTCTCAGCCGGATTCGAAGTGCATGCTCCGCAGGGCGGCTACTTCACGGTCGCCGACGCCACGGCGCTCGGCGGAGCGGATGCAGCGGCATTCTGCCGAACGCTGCCCGAGCGGGCCGGGGTCGTCGCCATCCCGCTGACCGCGTTCGTCTCTCCGCAGCACCAGGGCGACTACGCCGAGCTGGTGCGCTTCGCCGCCTGCAAGCGCATCGAGGTGCTCGAGCAGGCAGCGGCGCGGCTTGCCGCCCTGCGGCCGGTGTGA